In Glycine max cultivar Williams 82 chromosome 7, Glycine_max_v4.0, whole genome shotgun sequence, a single window of DNA contains:
- the LOC100802982 gene encoding uncharacterized protein encodes MEAMKGARVGVGEDHDMPDGMQCSDHPYRNNPGGICAFCLQDKLGKLVSSSFPLPILPPSSPSFRSHLPPSSLTPAASSAPAPSSSSSSSLPINNPTDYQYYPRRTRLPFLLPKKKKKKPPSATSDNIVLKRSKSTATPRRNHSLVVDDDDDDEFAIGGFSPRKRNGFWSFLYLSSKSSKKLNSKSFRDHNPPRISTINSAPGSSSSVKLKDKRCSGSSLKTDIVVEQDNTNSPNTASASASSFERKVSRSRSVGCGSRSFSGDFFERISTGFGDCTLRRVESQREGKPKGIGGGSSAVSRGGEHHHHHHCMKERVRCGGLFSGFMMTSSSSSSSSSSYWVSSSADDAAAAAAVNGKSATVALSHNRGRSWGWAFASPMRAFSGKPSSKESNRRDIIRGASDKNATPNLSAIPSLLAVRG; translated from the coding sequence ATGGAAGCCATGAAAGGAGCAAGAGTTGGCGTGGGCGAGGACCACGACATGCCTGACGGTATGCAATGCAGCGACCACCCTTACAGAAACAACCCTGGCGGGATCTGCGCCTTCTGCCTCCAAGACAAACTCGGCAAGcttgtttcctcttctttccctCTCCCTATCCTTCCTCCTTCTTCCCCTTCTTTCAGATCCCACCTCCCACCCTCTTCCCTCACCCCCGCTGCCTCCTCAGCTCCcgctccttcttcttcctcttcctcctccctcCCCATCAACAACCCCACCGATTATCAATACTACCCTCGCAGAACTCGCCTCCCTTTTCTCTTgcccaagaagaagaagaagaagccccCTTCAGCAACCTCCGATAATATCGTTCTCAAGCGCAGCAAATCCACCGCCACTCCCCGAAGGAACCACTCCTTGGTCGTCGACGACGATGACGACGACGAGTTTGCCATTGGGGGTTTTAGTCCCAGGAAGAGAAACGGCTTTTGGTCTTTTCTCTATCTCTCTTCCAAATCATCCAAAAAACTCAACTCCAAGAGCTTCAGAGACCACAACCCTCCAAGGATCTCTACCATTAACTCAGCTCCGGGAAGTTCTAGTTCTGTCAAGCTTAAAGATAAGCGTTGCTCTGGTTCTTCTCTCAAGACTGACATTGTTGTCGAACAAGATAACACTAACAGTCCCAACACCGCTTCTGCCTCTGCTTCTTCTTTTGAGCGCAAGGTTTCGAGATCTAGATCTGTTGGGTGTGGCAGCAGAAGCTTCTCTGGGGACTTCTTCGAGAGAATCTCTACTGGGTTTGGAGATTGCACTCTCAGGAGGGTGGAATCTCAGCGTGAAGGTAAGCCTAAGGGGATTGGTGGTGGCTCCTCCGCCGTGAGCCGCGGCGGcgaacaccaccaccaccaccattgcATGAAAGAGAGGGTCCGGTGTGGAGGGTTGTTTAGTGGGTTCATGATGACTTCGTCTTCTTCATCCTCGTCTTCTTCCTCGTATTGGGTTTCTTCTTCTGCTGAtgatgctgctgctgctgctgctgtgaATGGCAAATCGGCCACTGTAGCACTCTCTCATAACAGAGGTAGGAGTTGGGGTTGGGCTTTTGCGAGTCCCATGAGGGCTTTCAGCGGTAAACCTTCTTCTAAAGAGAGTAACCGAAGGGATATTATTAGAGGTGCCAGTGATAAGAATGCCACGCCAAATTTATCTGCTATACCTTCCTTGCTTGCTGTCAGAGGCTGA
- the LOC100778375 gene encoding uncharacterized protein, giving the protein MIPERQQGGGAPHGILLALVVAIVLIVPFFLGDQGQAITQALSDLLSPFGLLLLPILLLLTIQFLSSDRGSFVSALFSTGEPDTIHRLSGSPFGVALFLILILFLLFNRRLSIFGGDDSDD; this is encoded by the coding sequence ATGATACCAGAGAGACAACAAGGTGGAGGTGCGCCACACGGGATCCTCCTGGCTCTGGTGGTGGCAATCGTGCTCATAGTGCCCTTCTTCCTTGGGGATCAGGGCCAGGCCATAACGCAGGCATTATCGGACCTGCTAAGCCCATTCGGCCTACTCCTTCTGCCCATCCTTCTCCTTCTCACCATTCAGTTCCTCTCCTCCGATCGGGGCTCCTTCGTCTCCGCCCTCTTCTCCACCGGCGAACCCGACACCATCCACCGCCTCAGCGGCTCCCCCTTCGGCGTCGCACTCTTCCTCATCCTCATTCTCTTCCTCTTGTTCAACCGCCGCCTCTCCATCTTCGGCGGCGACGATTCCGATGACTGA
- the LOC100804048 gene encoding UDP-glucuronic acid decarboxylase 2 — MIHRTQTPDLPNRTSDSPPKSTNRIGYMFRERVPFLLVGVAIASVFFQLLPSRSIVSAPHDSFLETELALPTRRVLLEGSTTQEKKGRVPLGVRGKKQKRVLVTGGAGFVGSHLVDRLIERGDSVIVVDNLFTGRKENVLHHMGNPNFELIRHDVVEPILLEVDQIYHLACPASPVHYKFNPVKTIKTNVVGTLNMLGLAKRVGARFLISSTSEVYGDPLQHPQAETYWGNVNPIGVRSCYDEGKRTAETLAMDYHRGAGIEVRIARIFNTYGPRMCLDDGRVVSNFVAQALRKEPLTVYGDGKQTRSFQYVSDLVEGLMRLMEGEHVGPFNLGNPGEFTMLELAQVVQETIDPNAKIEFRPNTEDDPHKRKPDISKAKELLGWQPTVSLREGLPLMVSDFRQRLFGDSKLTGGKGASEAA, encoded by the exons ATGATTCATAGAACACAAACACCAGATCTCCCTAACCGCACCTCAGATTCACCGCCAAAATCAACGAACCGCATCGGTTACATGTTTCGCGAGCGCGTGCCGTTCCTGCTCGTGGGCGTGGCCATTGCCAGCGTCTTCTTCCAGCTCCTCCCTTCTCGATCCATAGTGTCGGCTCCTCACGACTCGTTCCTCGAGACCGAGTTGGCTCTGCCGACTCGGCGGGTGCTGTTGGAAGGGTCGACGACTCAGGAGAAGAAGGGAAGGGTCCCTCTCGGGGTGAGAGGCAAGAAGCAGAAGAGGGTCCTGGTGACCGGTGGAGCCGGTTTCGTTGGAAGCCATCTGGTGGACCGTCTGATTGAAAGGGGCGACAGCGTGATCGTGGTAGATAACTTGTTCACGGGAAGGAAAGAGAACGTGCTGCACCACATGGGGAACCCAAACTTCGAACTCATTCGCCACGACGTCGTTGAACCCATCCTTCTCGAGGTTGACCAGATCTACCACTTGGCTTGCCCCGCTTCTCCTGTCCATTACAAGTTCAACCCCGTCAAGACAATC AAGACAAATGTGGTGGGCACGCTCAACATGTTGGGATTGGCAAAGAGAGTGGGTGCTCGTTTTCTGATTAGTAGCACCAGTGAGGTTTACGGTGATCCACTTCAGCACCCTCAGGCTGAGACCTACTGGGGAAACGTTAATCCCATTG GTGTAAGGAGCTGTTATGACGAGGGAAAGCGCACTGCAGAGACTTTGGCAATGGATTATCACAGAGGTGCTGGTATTGAG GTAAGGATTGCTCGAATCTTCAACACTTATGGACCGAGAATGTGCCTTGATGATGGGCGTGTAGTCAGTAACTTCGTCGCTCAG GCTTTGAGGAAGGAGCCATTGACTGTTTATGGCGATGGAAAGCAGACACGAAGCTTTCAATATGTCTCAGACCTG GTAGAAGGCTTAATGCGGCTGATGGAAGGTGAGCATGTTGGTCCTTTCAATCTCGGCAACCCTGGTGAATTCACCATGCTTGAACTGGCTCAG GTGGTGCAAGAGACTATAGACCCAAATGCGAAGATAGAGTTTAGACCTAACACAGAAGATGACCCACATAAGAGGAAGCCCGACATCTCCAAAGCGAAGGAGCTTCTTGGTTGGCAGCCCACTGTGTCCCTCCGTGAGGGACTTCCTCTGATGGTCTCTGATTTCCGGCAAAGATTGTTTGGTGACTCAAAACTCACTGGCGGCAAAGGTGCATCCGAAGCAGCatag